The DNA segment CTCCTATGCTATGCGTGACGATTTTAAGACCAGCGATGCTGAGAACATTCGCAAAGGGTATTTCCCTTATATTCAAGGCTTACATATCTTGTTGGATTATTTTATTGATCAAGAAGAGGATATTGCCGGAGGAGACTTGAATTTTTGTGCTTACTATGAAAATCAAGAAACTCTCTTTAATCGTTTAAACCATTTTGTTATGGAAGCAGATAGGCACACTGAGTTTCTCCCTCATAAAAAATTTCACCAGCTGATCAATCGCGGTCTGCTAGGGATCTATTTATCAGATGAGAAAGTACGAAAGCAAAAAAATGTCCGTAAGCTGGCAAGAGGAATGATTAAATCGGGTGGGTGGGTTAGTTATTTCTTTTATTTTAATGGACTTGCCTATCGGTCGATTCAAAAATCTGTACCATCCTTTGTGATAAGATTAATGACAAAATAAAAGAGGCGACTTTTTCAAGTCAGCCTCTTTAGCGTTTTTCAAGTCAGCCTCTTTAGCGTTTTTCAAGAGCCACAATAAATGGCGGGTTATTTTGCTGATTGATGAATTGGTATTGGAGGACATGGGCCTTTTTTTGCTCTAATTGCTGACAGTAATGAAGCAAGGAATCACGTTCTACTGCTCCTTCCACATGTCCATGGTAGATAACAAGCACGATGGTGCCTTCTGGAGTCATCATTTCTAATAATTGCTCAATTGCTGAAATGGTTGTTTCAGGACGAGTTACAATGGATTTATCGCTTCCTGGTAAATAACCTAGGTTAAAAATAGCTCCAGTAACCTTACCATGATGGATAGTTGGGATAAGTCGGGAAAGATTCTCATGACCTTCGTGAAAAATCTCTACTCGTTCGGAAAGACCATGCTGATGTATGCGATCCTTACTCGCAGCAATCGCCTCTTTCTGTACATCAAACCCGTACACTTTTCCACTATCTCCAACTAGACCTGCTAAAAAAACGGTATCATGGCCATTACCTAATGTGGCATCTATTACGATATCTCCAGGTTTTACAGCTTTTTCAAGTAATTTTCTGGCAAAAGGTAAAATACGATCCATCTTCATATTTTATTCCTCCGCCTGCCCGTGATAAAATTTCCCTTGCCAGCTGTTTCTCTTTTTTAACTCCGCATCAATGCTATTTAACACTTCCCACTTATTTACGCTCCACATTGGACCCACCATTAAGTCAATCGGGCCGTCACCTGTGATACGGTGAACAATCATTTCCGGCGGTAAAATCTCCAATTGGTCACATACTAATTTTATATAGTCTTCCTTGGAAAGAAACTCGAGCATTCCTTTTTCGTATTGCTTAACCATTGGTGTGCCTTTTAAAAGGTGAAGCAAGTGGATCTTAATCCCTTGTACATCAAGTTTTGCAACTTCTCCTGCCGTTTCCATCATCATGTCATACGATTCAAGTGGCAGCCCATTAATAATATGGGAACAAATACGAATCCCGTGCTTCCTTAATTTATTAACGCCATCGATATAACATTGGAAATCATGGGCTCGATTAATAAGAGCCGCCGTTTGTTCATGGACCGTTTGTAGGCCAAGCTCCACCCATAAATAGGTTCTCTGATTTAATTCTGCTAGATATTCCACGACATCATCCGGGAGACAATCTGGACGAGTGGCGATTGACAAGCCTACGACACCCTCCTGCTGTAGAACTCTTTCAAATTTATCACGGAGAACGGCAACGGGTGCGTGGGTGTTAGTGTAAGCCTGAAAATAGGCCATATACTTGCCGTCTTTCCATTTAGTGTGCATTTTCTCTTTGATATCAATGAACTGTTTCTCAAGGTCATCCGCACGGTTTCCTGCGAAATCACCAGATCCAGAAGCACTACAAAAAGTACAACCGCCATGAGCAACGGTACCATCACGGTTTGGGCAGTCAAATCCGCCGTCTAGTGCCACTTTAAATACCTTGTGCCCAAATTGGTTTCGCAGGTGGTAATTCCATGTATGGTATCGCTTATCATCAACAGCATAGGGAAAAGGTTTAGTCTGAATCATATCAGTAAACCTCCTTGTTAAAGAATTTCCACTCAATAAATTGAATAAGATAGAAAAATTTTAACATGAACTCAAGAGCATATCCAATTGAAATTCTTTCATACAAAATTGCCAGCATTTATCAAACTGGTTGTGTTATAGGAAAAAGAAACAAGAACAAAATAAGAAATGAAGCAGTGTGCTTGCTTCAAAATAAAGGGGGTTCTTTTACATGGCTACTCGTGAATCAATGGATAATCTAATGCAGCAGTGTGAGGATGCGCTTCGATATGCTGAGGATCAATATAAGCAAAGCAGCCTTCAAGAGCATTATAATGACGATGATTACACAAAAGCATTACAACAGCTAGAAGAAACCTATCAGGACATTGCAAAAATGGCACATAGTGCGAATTCACAACAGCGTGAACAACTCCATCGAATGAGATTGCAGCTACAGCAGATTCAAAACTCAATGATCCTTGAAAGTCATTAAGAGGAGGAGAAATCTTGAAAAAACGTTCAAAACAACAAAACCCTGAGCAAAAAACTCGAAATGGAGTAAATAA comes from the Neobacillus sp. PS2-9 genome and includes:
- a CDS encoding YtzC family protein; amino-acid sequence: MATRESMDNLMQQCEDALRYAEDQYKQSSLQEHYNDDDYTKALQQLEETYQDIAKMAHSANSQQREQLHRMRLQLQQIQNSMILESH
- a CDS encoding class I SAM-dependent methyltransferase, producing the protein MKMDRILPFARKLLEKAVKPGDIVIDATLGNGHDTVFLAGLVGDSGKVYGFDVQKEAIAASKDRIHQHGLSERVEIFHEGHENLSRLIPTIHHGKVTGAIFNLGYLPGSDKSIVTRPETTISAIEQLLEMMTPEGTIVLVIYHGHVEGAVERDSLLHYCQQLEQKKAHVLQYQFINQQNNPPFIVALEKR
- a CDS encoding TIGR01212 family radical SAM protein (This family includes YhcC from E. coli K-12, an uncharacterized radical SAM protein.); this encodes MIQTKPFPYAVDDKRYHTWNYHLRNQFGHKVFKVALDGGFDCPNRDGTVAHGGCTFCSASGSGDFAGNRADDLEKQFIDIKEKMHTKWKDGKYMAYFQAYTNTHAPVAVLRDKFERVLQQEGVVGLSIATRPDCLPDDVVEYLAELNQRTYLWVELGLQTVHEQTAALINRAHDFQCYIDGVNKLRKHGIRICSHIINGLPLESYDMMMETAGEVAKLDVQGIKIHLLHLLKGTPMVKQYEKGMLEFLSKEDYIKLVCDQLEILPPEMIVHRITGDGPIDLMVGPMWSVNKWEVLNSIDAELKKRNSWQGKFYHGQAEE